In one window of Frigoriglobus tundricola DNA:
- a CDS encoding DUF6788 family protein, with the protein MAHNGSRSHDKRLAADPLTPDRVNTAVSLSTNKVPKPLPKTLPGVVCAQRVRCGKPGCRCTRGQGHLAYYRFWREGGRLRKCYVRRGDLAAVRAACATRQREQRELSEAWKQWRQLVTVVREVTS; encoded by the coding sequence GTGGCACACAACGGTAGCCGTAGCCACGACAAGCGGCTCGCGGCCGACCCCCTCACGCCAGACCGAGTAAACACGGCCGTGAGCCTTAGCACGAACAAAGTCCCGAAACCGTTACCCAAGACGCTACCCGGTGTCGTCTGTGCCCAGCGGGTGCGCTGCGGTAAGCCGGGCTGCCGATGTACTCGCGGGCAAGGTCACCTCGCCTACTATCGCTTCTGGCGGGAGGGCGGGCGGCTCCGCAAGTGTTACGTCCGACGCGGCGACCTGGCCGCGGTCCGGGCCGCCTGCGCGACTCGCCAGCGGGAACAACGAGAGCTTTCAGAAGCGTGGAAACAGTGGCGGCAACTGGTGACCGTTGTTCGGGAGGTGACGTCATGA
- a CDS encoding toprim domain-containing protein has product MLHTETKWLRVGRDRPCPVCGKLDWCLVAEDRTACICPRTESAKRCGDAGFLHRLADAPRPREPRRVVLTTRSATPDLTTLATDYTEAVTTDRLTAFAAELGVGMASLTAYRVGWAASYPAWSFPMTDPTTSKVTGIRLRPPVGKKFSVRGGKESLFLPDQFIDDEVLLVCEGATDALAAHSIGFPNAVGRPSCTGGAAHVVALVRLRKPALVVIVADTDEPGVRGAEALAAALALHARDLRLITPPAGVKDLRAWVSTGAARSDLERLIHAAKPRRLNLTLTSKGTK; this is encoded by the coding sequence GTGCTCCACACCGAAACGAAATGGCTCCGCGTCGGTCGCGACCGTCCTTGCCCCGTCTGCGGCAAGTTGGACTGGTGCCTCGTTGCGGAGGACCGAACCGCGTGCATCTGCCCGCGCACCGAATCGGCGAAACGGTGCGGCGACGCGGGGTTCCTGCATCGGCTCGCCGACGCCCCGCGGCCGCGCGAACCGCGCCGGGTGGTGTTGACAACCCGCTCCGCAACGCCCGACCTGACGACACTCGCCACCGACTACACGGAAGCCGTCACCACTGACCGACTCACCGCGTTCGCGGCGGAACTCGGTGTCGGGATGGCGAGCCTGACCGCCTACCGCGTGGGCTGGGCCGCGAGCTACCCCGCGTGGTCGTTCCCGATGACGGACCCGACGACCTCAAAGGTCACCGGCATCCGGCTGCGCCCGCCGGTCGGGAAGAAGTTCTCAGTGCGCGGAGGAAAAGAATCGCTGTTCTTGCCCGACCAGTTCATTGACGACGAGGTGCTGCTCGTCTGCGAAGGCGCCACCGACGCGCTGGCGGCGCACTCCATCGGGTTCCCGAACGCCGTCGGTCGGCCGTCCTGTACCGGCGGGGCGGCTCACGTCGTCGCCCTGGTGCGGCTTCGCAAGCCGGCCCTCGTGGTGATCGTCGCGGACACCGACGAACCCGGAGTCCGCGGTGCCGAAGCCCTGGCGGCAGCACTGGCACTCCACGCCCGCGACCTGCGCTTGATTACCCCGCCGGCCGGGGTGAAGGATTTGCGCGCGTGGGTATCGACGGGCGCGGCCCGGTCCGACCTCGAACGCCTCATTCACGCTGCTAAACCACGGCGGCTCAACCTGACGCTCACGTCGAAAGGGACGAAATGA
- a CDS encoding N-6 DNA methylase has translation MALKKSELYSSLWASCDELRGGMDASQYKDYVLVLLFIKYISDKYAGQPFAPISIPEGATFKDMVALKGKPDIGDKINTKIIAPLAGANKLSDMPDFNDATKLGSGKEMVDRLTNLIAIFENPALDFSKNRADGDDILGDAYEYLMRHFATESGKSKGQFYTPAEVSRIMAQILGIRAAKTSASTTVYDPTAGSGSLLLKVGDEAGTAVTLYGQEKDAATSGLARMNMILHNNPTALVVQGNTLTDPKFKDGEALKTFDYVVANPPFSDKRWSTGLTPAKDPFDRFQSFGVPPGKQGDYAYLLHIVRSLRSTGKGACILPHGVLFRGNAEAEIRKNLVKKGYIKGVIGLPANLFYGTGIPACIVVIDKENAHTRKGIFLIDASAGFMKDGPKNRLRAQDTRAVPMRDEAGGVVMWVGSNTDVDDIKRAEIALKDSEVRFRRLFESAQDGILILDAGTGKVIDANPFMTALLGYSHDEFMGKELWEIGLFRDIEESRAAYRELQEKGYVRYENLPLESRSGHKVEVEFVSNVYAENHHRVVQCNVRDITERSRLQRQVRDQAAALADLDRRKDEFLATLAHELRNPLAPIRNSLHIMKLSGADAATVERSRNVIERQVQQMVRLVDDLMDVSRIVQGKVELRTGRVELAAVVARAVETARPVIDAKGHDLTISLPPDSLPLEADTVRLAQVVGNLLNNAAKYTEPGGRIRLTAERDGDEAVLRVTDTGIGIAPDMLPRVFGMFVQVDPTATRSQGGLGIGLMLVKNLVGLHRGTVEAHSAGLGTGSEFVVRLPLVSRGSVQPEVPDAGQKPHERHPGRRLLVVDDNVDAADTLATLLRLSGHDVRVAHSGAAALAVVTDYRPDMAFLDIGMPGMDGYEVARRLREQPGLQRAVLVAVTGWGSPEDRRRTTEAGFDHHLVKPVEPAVLEKLLAGLRNQP, from the coding sequence ATGGCCCTGAAGAAGTCCGAACTCTATTCGTCCCTGTGGGCGAGCTGCGACGAGCTGCGCGGCGGCATGGACGCCAGCCAGTACAAGGACTACGTCCTGGTGCTGCTGTTCATCAAGTACATCAGCGACAAGTACGCCGGCCAGCCGTTCGCGCCGATCAGCATTCCCGAGGGGGCGACCTTCAAGGACATGGTCGCACTCAAAGGCAAGCCCGACATCGGCGACAAGATCAACACGAAGATCATCGCCCCGCTGGCCGGCGCCAACAAGCTGTCCGACATGCCGGACTTTAACGACGCCACCAAGCTCGGCAGCGGCAAGGAGATGGTGGACCGGCTCACCAACCTCATCGCCATTTTCGAGAACCCGGCCCTCGACTTCTCGAAGAATCGGGCCGACGGCGACGACATCCTCGGCGACGCCTATGAGTACCTGATGCGGCACTTCGCCACCGAGAGCGGCAAGAGCAAGGGGCAGTTCTACACGCCCGCCGAAGTCAGCAGGATCATGGCCCAGATCCTCGGCATCCGTGCCGCAAAGACCAGCGCCAGCACCACCGTGTATGACCCGACGGCCGGTTCCGGTTCGCTCTTGCTCAAGGTCGGCGACGAGGCCGGCACCGCCGTCACGCTCTACGGCCAGGAGAAGGACGCCGCGACCAGTGGCCTCGCCCGCATGAACATGATCCTGCACAACAACCCGACCGCCCTCGTCGTGCAAGGAAACACGCTCACCGACCCCAAGTTCAAGGACGGTGAGGCGCTCAAAACCTTCGACTACGTCGTCGCCAATCCGCCGTTCTCGGACAAGCGATGGAGCACCGGCCTCACCCCGGCCAAAGACCCCTTCGACCGTTTCCAGTCGTTCGGCGTGCCGCCCGGCAAGCAGGGCGATTACGCCTACCTGCTGCACATCGTCCGCTCGCTCCGCAGCACCGGCAAGGGGGCGTGCATCCTGCCGCACGGCGTGTTGTTCCGCGGCAACGCCGAGGCCGAGATCCGCAAGAACCTCGTCAAGAAGGGCTACATCAAGGGCGTCATCGGCTTGCCCGCGAACCTCTTTTACGGCACCGGCATACCCGCCTGCATCGTCGTCATCGACAAGGAGAACGCGCACACCCGCAAGGGTATCTTTTTGATCGACGCCAGCGCAGGCTTCATGAAGGACGGCCCGAAGAACCGCCTCCGCGCCCAGGACACCCGTGCGGTCCCGATGCGGGACGAGGCGGGCGGCGTCGTCATGTGGGTCGGCTCGAACACCGACGTTGACGACATCAAACGGGCCGAAATCGCCCTGAAGGACTCGGAGGTCCGGTTCCGGCGACTGTTCGAGTCGGCCCAGGACGGCATCCTGATTCTCGACGCCGGGACGGGGAAGGTGATCGACGCCAACCCGTTCATGACGGCCCTGCTGGGCTACTCGCACGACGAGTTCATGGGCAAGGAACTGTGGGAGATCGGCCTGTTCCGGGACATTGAGGAGAGCCGGGCGGCGTACCGGGAACTGCAAGAAAAGGGCTACGTCCGGTACGAGAACCTGCCCCTGGAAAGTCGGAGCGGTCACAAGGTCGAGGTCGAGTTCGTCAGCAACGTCTATGCGGAGAACCACCACCGAGTCGTCCAGTGCAACGTCCGTGACATCACCGAGCGCAGCCGGTTGCAGCGGCAGGTGCGCGACCAGGCGGCGGCGCTGGCCGACCTGGACCGCCGTAAGGACGAGTTCCTGGCGACGCTGGCCCACGAACTCCGCAACCCGCTGGCCCCGATCCGCAACTCGCTCCACATCATGAAGCTGTCGGGGGCCGATGCCGCCACCGTCGAGCGGTCACGGAACGTGATCGAGCGGCAGGTCCAGCAGATGGTCCGACTGGTCGATGACCTGATGGACGTGTCCCGCATCGTGCAGGGCAAGGTCGAACTCCGCACGGGGCGGGTGGAACTCGCCGCCGTGGTCGCCCGTGCGGTCGAAACCGCCCGCCCGGTCATCGACGCCAAGGGCCACGACCTGACGATCTCGCTCCCGCCCGATTCGCTGCCGCTGGAAGCGGACACGGTTCGCCTGGCCCAGGTCGTCGGCAACCTGCTCAACAACGCCGCCAAGTACACCGAGCCGGGCGGGCGCATCCGGCTCACCGCCGAGCGGGACGGCGACGAGGCGGTGCTGCGGGTGACGGACACCGGCATCGGCATCGCCCCCGACATGCTGCCGAGGGTGTTCGGCATGTTCGTGCAGGTGGACCCCACCGCCACCCGGTCCCAGGGCGGGCTGGGCATCGGCCTGATGCTCGTCAAGAACCTCGTCGGGTTACACCGGGGCACGGTCGAGGCCCACAGCGCCGGGTTGGGGACCGGGAGCGAGTTCGTCGTCCGCCTGCCACTCGTGAGTCGGGGGAGTGTTCAGCCGGAAGTCCCGGATGCGGGCCAAAAGCCGCACGAGCGGCATCCGGGGCGGCGGCTCCTGGTGGTCGATGACAACGTGGACGCCGCCGACACCCTCGCCACGCTCCTGCGCCTGAGCGGGCACGACGTTCGGGTGGCCCACAGCGGCGCAGCGGCCCTCGCCGTGGTGACGGACTACCGACCGGACATGGCCTTCCTGGACATCGGGATGCCGGGGATGGACGGTTACGAAGTGGCTCGACGGCTCCGAGAACAGCCCGGCCTGCAACGTGCGGTGTTGGTGGCCGTGACGGGTTGGGGGAGCCCGGAGGACCGCCGCCGCACGACGGAAGCCGGGTTCGATCATCACCTGGTCAAGCCGGTCGAGCCCGCGGTGCTTGAAAAGCTGCTGGCCGGATTGCGGAACCAGCCGTGA
- the rpsQ gene encoding 30S ribosomal protein S17, which yields MPDSRPAGRTDFIAPSKQTTGRRVLEGVVTRDKASKTRRVEVERLVRQPKYGKFVKRRTVCYVHDERNEAHLGDIVLIVESRPLSKLKRWNLVKILKKAPSRTLSNLEGAVVVSYSRPQVYRRAPVLVPARSPTPITEPAPRPPRSAPPNVGSSTKPEQAGRVAPPSEHPDPAPAPPAIAPPESAPLLAALRSFLPYLYTDPVRALVPAPLVKLWNTYLRPMVLADLRAVKWVEEVLGPHRDRSSADPLNRNRRGDAVVQEMIDQLPERAWVLASEAVRLVEIIDVKVEQIRRGAEFYSLSPSIKLDLNPEWIHGLIQRLGLDTERAAMLSTPSPREPQLPGHFVLSCRAIDASGGPEGLWVGRPAVIEVAIEPTTRHESNDVWVVPHGTTESVRLAVRSPDADLSPGSFTLRNPPPPGRRVDFLCTPRRPGQLDLRFIVIEDGVDVFSALHSFTVGPS from the coding sequence GTGCCCGATTCAAGACCCGCGGGTCGAACGGATTTTATCGCCCCGTCCAAACAGACCACGGGTCGGCGCGTCCTCGAGGGGGTCGTCACCCGCGACAAGGCGTCCAAGACGCGGCGCGTCGAGGTCGAGCGCCTGGTGCGCCAGCCGAAGTACGGAAAGTTCGTCAAGCGGCGGACGGTGTGTTACGTCCACGACGAGAGGAACGAGGCCCACCTGGGTGACATCGTCTTGATCGTCGAGAGCCGTCCGCTCTCGAAGTTGAAGCGATGGAACCTCGTGAAGATCCTCAAGAAGGCGCCGAGCCGCACGCTCTCGAACCTCGAAGGCGCCGTCGTCGTGTCGTACTCCCGGCCCCAGGTCTACCGGCGGGCGCCGGTATTAGTGCCCGCGAGATCCCCGACCCCGATCACCGAACCGGCGCCCCGGCCGCCGCGATCCGCACCCCCGAACGTCGGATCGAGCACGAAGCCAGAGCAAGCGGGTCGGGTCGCTCCCCCCTCCGAACATCCCGATCCGGCCCCCGCCCCGCCGGCGATCGCGCCCCCAGAGAGTGCGCCGCTGTTAGCAGCACTTCGATCCTTTCTTCCGTACCTGTACACCGATCCCGTACGTGCGCTCGTCCCCGCGCCCCTCGTGAAACTGTGGAACACCTATCTGAGACCAATGGTACTCGCCGACCTTCGGGCGGTGAAGTGGGTGGAGGAGGTGCTCGGTCCGCACCGCGATCGGAGTTCCGCCGATCCGCTGAATCGAAACCGGCGCGGCGACGCGGTCGTCCAAGAAATGATCGACCAGTTGCCCGAGCGCGCGTGGGTTTTGGCTTCCGAAGCGGTTCGTCTGGTCGAGATCATCGATGTAAAGGTCGAACAGATCCGTCGAGGCGCCGAGTTTTACAGTTTATCACCGTCGATCAAATTGGACCTGAACCCGGAATGGATTCACGGCCTGATTCAGCGGCTGGGGCTGGACACGGAACGTGCCGCGATGCTCTCCACCCCTTCGCCCCGCGAGCCGCAGCTTCCCGGTCATTTCGTCCTCTCGTGTCGGGCGATTGATGCGAGCGGGGGACCCGAAGGCCTTTGGGTGGGCCGACCGGCGGTCATCGAAGTCGCGATCGAGCCCACAACACGGCACGAGTCGAACGATGTGTGGGTCGTCCCGCACGGTACAACGGAATCGGTCCGCCTGGCCGTCCGGTCGCCCGATGCCGATCTGTCGCCGGGGAGTTTCACGCTCCGCAACCCCCCGCCGCCGGGGCGCCGGGTCGATTTCCTCTGCACCCCCCGACGGCCGGGCCAGCTCGACCTCCGCTTCATCGTCATCGAGGACGGGGTCGACGTGTTCAGCGCGTTGCATTCGTTTACCGTCGGTCCGTCCTAA
- a CDS encoding MFS transporter → MSIAGKLTRDGWLLFATRCSRMFAYGLLSVVLVLYLVEVGLKEWEVGLLLSLTLAGDTVISLWLTTTADRFGRRRTLVVGAVLMALAGIVFVSTDSFVLLLIAATIGVISPSGNEIGPFLSVEQAALSHIVSDERRTDVFAWYNLVGSFSTALGALAGGLIAAEAQHRGLVGAAAFRLVLLTYAGIGVALIGGFVWVSSAVEVTRDESRPAPKVVLGLHESRRTVFKLSLLFALDALGGGFVIQSRIAYWFYLTYKLDPALIGTIFLFANVLAGVSALAAGWLARRIGLLNTMIFTHLPSNVQLVLVPLMPDVYWAVCVLLARFSISQMDAPTRQAYTMAVVRPDERSAAAGVTGVARSVGASISPVVATILVGSAGWASVPFFLAGGLKIVYDVLLYRAFSGSGGTKDAEPGAIGSGGRSS, encoded by the coding sequence TTGAGCATCGCCGGGAAGTTGACACGGGACGGGTGGCTACTGTTCGCGACCCGTTGTTCGCGGATGTTCGCCTACGGCCTGCTCTCAGTCGTGCTGGTGCTGTACCTGGTCGAAGTGGGCCTAAAGGAGTGGGAGGTCGGGCTGCTGCTGTCGCTCACGCTCGCCGGAGACACGGTGATCTCCCTGTGGCTGACGACGACCGCCGATCGGTTCGGGCGGCGGCGCACACTGGTCGTCGGGGCCGTCCTCATGGCCCTGGCCGGGATCGTGTTCGTCTCGACCGACAGCTTCGTGCTGCTCCTGATCGCCGCGACGATCGGCGTCATCAGCCCAAGCGGGAACGAGATCGGGCCGTTCCTGTCCGTCGAGCAAGCGGCCCTCTCGCACATCGTCAGCGACGAGCGGCGCACCGACGTGTTCGCCTGGTACAACCTGGTCGGCTCGTTCTCGACGGCGCTCGGAGCGCTGGCGGGCGGGCTGATCGCCGCCGAAGCGCAGCACCGGGGCCTCGTCGGAGCCGCCGCCTTCCGGCTCGTGCTGCTGACCTACGCGGGCATCGGCGTGGCGCTGATCGGTGGCTTCGTTTGGGTGTCGTCTGCGGTCGAAGTGACGCGGGACGAGTCCCGCCCGGCCCCCAAGGTCGTGTTGGGCCTCCACGAGTCCCGGCGGACGGTGTTCAAACTGTCGCTGCTGTTCGCCCTGGACGCGCTCGGCGGCGGGTTCGTGATCCAGAGCCGCATCGCCTACTGGTTCTACCTCACTTACAAACTCGATCCGGCGCTGATCGGGACGATCTTCCTGTTTGCCAACGTCCTGGCCGGGGTGTCGGCGCTCGCCGCCGGGTGGCTCGCCCGGCGGATCGGGCTGCTGAACACGATGATCTTCACGCACCTGCCGTCGAACGTGCAGCTCGTCCTGGTGCCGCTGATGCCCGACGTGTACTGGGCGGTGTGCGTGCTGCTGGCCCGGTTCAGCATCTCGCAGATGGACGCGCCGACCCGGCAGGCGTACACGATGGCCGTGGTGCGGCCCGACGAGCGCTCCGCCGCGGCGGGCGTCACCGGGGTGGCCCGGTCGGTGGGCGCGTCGATCTCGCCGGTGGTGGCGACGATTCTGGTCGGCAGTGCCGGATGGGCGAGCGTGCCGTTCTTCCTCGCCGGGGGACTAAAGATCGTGTACGACGTGCTCCTCTATCGGGCGTTCTCCGGGAGCGGCGGCACGAAGGACGCCGAACCGGGTGCGATTGGAAGTGGGGGCCGCTCGTCGTGA